The Salinispora tropica CNB-440 genome has a window encoding:
- a CDS encoding RNA-binding protein, which translates to MRAPASRADVALRPALEHLVKGIVDNPDDVRVRLVDSRRGKRLEVRVHPEDLGTVIGRSGRTAKALRQVIGSIGGRGVRVDIVDSY; encoded by the coding sequence GTGCGGGCTCCGGCGAGCAGGGCTGACGTGGCACTGCGTCCGGCGCTGGAGCATCTGGTCAAGGGCATCGTCGACAATCCCGACGATGTCCGGGTCCGGCTGGTCGATTCCCGGCGGGGCAAGCGGCTTGAGGTCCGCGTGCACCCGGAGGACCTCGGCACGGTGATCGGGCGGTCCGGGCGGACCGCGAAGGCACTGCGCCAGGTCATCGGTTCCATCGGTGGACGCGGCGTACGCGTCGACATCGTCGACTCGTACTGA
- the rpsP gene encoding 30S ribosomal protein S16, with protein MAVKIRLLRMGKIRNPQYRIVIADSRTKRDGRAIEFVGIYQPKHDPSVIEVKSDRVQYWLSVGAQPSEAVQRLLEKTGDWQKFKGLPAPEPLKVAPERVDRKAAYEAEAKAAAGLAEAPTKPAKKAAKAEAAPKTDEAAPKTEEQAGAGSGEQG; from the coding sequence GTGGCCGTAAAGATCCGGCTCCTGCGGATGGGCAAGATCCGCAACCCGCAGTACCGCATCGTCATCGCCGACTCGCGCACCAAGCGTGACGGCCGGGCGATCGAGTTCGTCGGGATCTACCAGCCGAAGCATGACCCTTCGGTGATCGAGGTCAAGTCGGACCGGGTGCAGTACTGGCTCTCCGTGGGCGCGCAGCCGAGCGAGGCGGTGCAGCGCCTGCTGGAGAAGACCGGCGACTGGCAGAAGTTCAAGGGCCTGCCGGCTCCCGAGCCGCTGAAGGTCGCGCCCGAGCGGGTCGACCGCAAGGCGGCCTACGAGGCTGAGGCGAAGGCCGCCGCCGGTCTGGCGGAGGCCCCGACCAAGCCGGCCAAGAAGGCCGCCAAGGCCGAGGCGGCGCCGAAGACCGACGAGGCGGCGCCGAAGACCGAGGAGCAGGCCGGTGCGGGCTCCGGCGAGCAGGGCTGA
- the rimM gene encoding ribosome maturation factor RimM (Essential for efficient processing of 16S rRNA) → MLVVGRIGKPHGIRGEVTVEVRTDEPETRFAPGSVLRTEPGANVPAHPGAYRVPGELTVEAARWHQGRVLLVTFEGVLDRNVAEALRGTLVGVDRADVAPPTDPEEFHDHQLVGLAVVTSAGERLGEIARIDHAPAADLLVLRRPGRRDVLIPFVQAIVPEIDLAGGRVVVDPPGGLLDL, encoded by the coding sequence ATGCTCGTCGTCGGCAGGATCGGTAAGCCGCACGGGATCCGCGGTGAGGTGACCGTGGAGGTGCGGACCGACGAACCTGAGACGCGGTTTGCCCCGGGCTCGGTGCTGCGCACCGAGCCCGGGGCGAACGTGCCCGCCCACCCCGGCGCGTACCGGGTGCCGGGTGAACTGACCGTCGAGGCGGCTCGGTGGCACCAGGGGCGGGTGTTGCTGGTGACGTTCGAGGGTGTGCTCGACCGTAACGTCGCTGAGGCGCTCCGCGGAACCCTCGTCGGGGTGGACCGCGCTGACGTGGCCCCGCCGACGGACCCGGAGGAGTTCCACGACCACCAACTGGTCGGCTTGGCCGTGGTCACCTCGGCTGGGGAACGGCTGGGTGAGATCGCCCGGATCGACCACGCTCCCGCCGCGGACCTGTTGGTGCTGCGCCGCCCTGGCCGCCGGGACGTGTTGATCCCGTTTGTCCAGGCGATTGTGCCCGAGATCGACCTCGCTGGCGGCCGCGTCGTCGTGGATCCGCCCGGCGGCCTGCTCGACCTCTGA
- a CDS encoding DUF402 domain-containing protein: MRFEPGRLVVHRNVRRGRIGWVRPARVVSDDDRGLLLWIPQGSRVASETTDTGVGMRAVPFAEWIVSAYRLTVARWQGPALLKFLPVGAAHSVWWFRDEQGRFAHWYVNLEEHGVRWDDGGLAGVDVVDQDLDVLVHADRRWAWKDEGEFAERLAFPEHYWVPDPDAVWAEGKRVIARAEAGEFPFDGTWCDFVPPVEWTAPLDLPPGWDRPPAR, from the coding sequence GCGGTTGGTGGTGCACCGCAACGTGCGGCGGGGGCGGATCGGGTGGGTTCGTCCGGCGCGCGTTGTCAGCGATGACGACCGGGGGCTGCTGCTGTGGATCCCCCAGGGCTCTCGGGTGGCCAGCGAGACCACCGACACCGGAGTCGGGATGCGGGCGGTTCCGTTCGCCGAGTGGATCGTCTCGGCGTACCGGCTGACCGTCGCGCGGTGGCAGGGGCCGGCCCTGCTGAAGTTCCTGCCGGTGGGGGCGGCGCACTCGGTCTGGTGGTTCCGGGACGAGCAGGGGCGTTTCGCCCATTGGTACGTCAACCTCGAGGAACACGGCGTTCGCTGGGACGACGGTGGGCTTGCCGGCGTTGACGTGGTGGACCAGGATCTCGATGTGCTGGTCCACGCGGACCGCCGCTGGGCGTGGAAGGACGAGGGCGAGTTCGCTGAGCGGCTCGCCTTCCCGGAGCACTACTGGGTGCCCGACCCGGACGCGGTCTGGGCCGAGGGGAAGCGGGTGATCGCCCGGGCCGAGGCGGGTGAGTTCCCGTTCGACGGCACCTGGTGTGACTTCGTGCCGCCGGTCGAGTGGACGGCCCCGCTGGACCTGCCGCCCGGCTGGGACCGGCCGCCGGCGCGCTGA